A genome region from Scyliorhinus canicula chromosome 16, sScyCan1.1, whole genome shotgun sequence includes the following:
- the LOC119979651 gene encoding LOW QUALITY PROTEIN: tigger transposable element-derived protein 3-like (The sequence of the model RefSeq protein was modified relative to this genomic sequence to represent the inferred CDS: inserted 4 bases in 3 codons; substituted 1 base at 1 genomic stop codon), with the protein MAHLQYTILQWRRKKHRELTLVEKVRVLEMLEGTKMPQLEVARRVGVSQPAISRLIRKKATILXRGQRNRNPDRKRRRVGKDADVDAALLHWFEMARAQNVLITGEILMPKARSLANALHVEFTRTSGWLSRWKNLNNVFKEPIMKLSASXLDSYNTFSVLRNFKPEDIFNCESSIYYRAVPVGSFFFRHEPLTRSKKTKDQVTILICCNMTXTEKKKLLFMGNIXNRQCFQGIPFLSIPVTYTSEHNAWMMATIFEKWLKEFDQEMKRLRRNVALLLDKCSAHPSTVILQNVKLFFLPSNAMIMIQPLNRGIIQNFKALYRRRILRKILTVIDVKVQVTANIIGNAIWLLDAVHMTSRAWEEVKQATIEYCFHKTIFSQAKEFVQMTVEKVVPPVGMTDEFYIYVDHDSDVACVSEDAESKICSVLKGPKKQSGGEEEEKGDILPIPRLKNAMQACATIERVFVMPGADPNISWKFYDVECEVERALAFQLNQCQSVQISPT; encoded by the exons ATGGCTCATTTGCAGTACACTATACTGCAATGGAGAAGAAAAAAACACAGAGAACTTACCCTTGTAGAGAAGGTAAGGGTCCTGGAAATGCTAGAGGGGACAAAGATGCCACAGCTGGAAGTTGCCAGAAGAGTGGGTGTGTCTCAGCCTGCCATATCTCGTCTAATAAGGAAGAAGGCCACAATCT GAAGGGGGCAGAGAAACAGAAATCCAGACAGGAAAAGGAGGAGAGTAGGCAAGGATGCTGATGTTGATGCTGCTCTGTTGCACTGGTTTGAAATGGCCAGGGCACAAAATGTCTTAATTACCGGGGAAATCCTAATGCCTAAGGCAAGGTCCCTGGCTAATGCTTTGCATGTGGAATTCACCAGAACCAGTGGGTGGCTTAGTCGCTGGAAAAATCTGAATAATGTGTTCAAAGAACCCATAATGAAATTGTCAGCTA AGCTGGATTCATACAACACTTTTTCTGTTTTGCGAAACTTTAAGCCTGAAGATATTTTTAACTGTGAATCTAGCATTTATTACAGGGCTGTTCCTGTTGGTAGTTTCTTTTTCAGACATGAACCTCTAACTCGCAGTAAAAAGACAAAGGATCAGGTCACTATTCTAATCTGTTGCAACATGAC aactgagaaaaaaaaattgttgttCATGGGAAATATTTAAAATCGGCAATGTTTTCAGGGTATCCCATTTTTATCTATTCCTGTAACTTACACCTCTGAACACAATGCTTGGATGATGGCCACCATCTTTGAAAAATGGCTAAAGGAATTTGACCAAGAAATGAAAAGGCTGAGAAGAAATGTTGCTCTTCTGCTAGACAAGTGCAGTGCACATCCTAGCACTGTCATCCTGCAAAATGTGAAATTATTTTTCCTACCCTCAAATGCTATGATTATGATTCAGCCACTAAATCGGGGAATTATCCAAAATTTTAAGGCATTGTATCGCCGGAGGATATTACGGAAAATTCTAACTGTTATTGATGTAAAGGTGCAAGTAACAGCAAATATAATAGGAAATGCAATCTGGCTCTTAGATGCAGTCCACATGACGTCTCGAGCCTGGGAAGAGGTCAAGCAGGCTACCATTGAGTATTGTTTTCATAAAACTATATTTTCCCAAGCAAAGGAATTTGTGCAAATGACAGTAGAGAAAGTAGTCCCTCCAGTTGGAATGACTGATGAGTTTTATATTTATGTTGACCATGATTCTGATGTTGCCTGTGTGAGCGAGGACGCAGAATCCAAGATCTGCAGTGTTCTGAAAGGACCAAAGAAACAAAGTGGGGGTGAAGAGGAGGAGAAAGGAGACATTCTACCAATACCCAGACTGAAGAATGCTATGCAGGCTTGTGCTACAATTGAACGTGTGTTTGTAATGCCTGGTGCAGATCCAAACATCTCTTGGAAGTTTTATGATGTTGAATGTGAAGTGGAAAGAGCATTGGCTTTTCAGTTAAATCAATGCCAGTCTGTGCAAATTTCACCTACCTGA